A genomic window from Halorubrum lacusprofundi ATCC 49239 includes:
- a CDS encoding endonuclease NucS domain-containing protein, giving the protein MPERLRVFAGDCRVTERGDRSRTHRGRVVVLIKPDDTTLVHDADGYQPVAWLTRPDSVVVEGDGDGFSITARDGTRRLRVVAEEATASRALPVTEAGFPVGTCPEDGGVLVRSRGDVVCLDCETRWGLPAGASVTDGVCEDCELPKIRIERGEPFHLCLDPACDPMEAAVSDRFDRVWGCPDCEGDLTVQSAPGRVYLACENRPGCETTFSIPSGVVVDECDCGLPVFETAAGRGCLDGSCEYEGHTASE; this is encoded by the coding sequence ATGCCCGAACGACTCCGCGTGTTCGCAGGCGACTGCCGAGTGACCGAACGCGGCGACCGCTCTCGGACCCACCGGGGGCGCGTCGTCGTCCTGATCAAGCCCGACGACACCACCCTCGTGCACGACGCCGACGGCTACCAGCCGGTCGCGTGGCTCACCCGTCCCGACTCGGTCGTCGTTGAGGGCGACGGAGACGGCTTCTCTATCACCGCCCGCGACGGCACCCGCCGGCTCCGAGTCGTCGCCGAGGAGGCGACCGCCAGCCGCGCGCTCCCGGTTACCGAAGCCGGATTCCCGGTCGGCACCTGCCCGGAGGACGGTGGGGTACTCGTGCGCTCGCGGGGCGACGTGGTCTGTCTCGACTGCGAGACTCGCTGGGGACTCCCCGCCGGTGCGAGCGTCACCGACGGGGTCTGCGAGGACTGCGAGCTTCCGAAGATCCGGATCGAGCGCGGCGAGCCGTTCCACCTCTGTCTCGACCCCGCGTGCGACCCGATGGAAGCCGCCGTCAGCGACCGGTTCGACCGCGTCTGGGGCTGCCCGGACTGCGAGGGCGACCTCACCGTCCAGTCCGCGCCCGGTCGCGTCTACCTCGCCTGCGAGAACCGCCCGGGCTGTGAGACCACCTTTTCGATCCCTTCCGGCGTCGTCGTCGACGAGTGCGACTGCGGGCTCCCCGTCTTCGAGACGGCCGCCGGCCGCGGCTGTCTGGACGGGAGCTGTGAGTACGAGGGCCACACGGCGAGCGAGTAG
- a CDS encoding RimK/LysX family protein, with product MSENSGSAPSRTTDSASPVRVGVLSFHNSKETKAILNAVHALGHEPVWLREENARSWIEAGNLRFDPDVEVVSNRLLTTKAAQPLDDLGIATSYAASCPVLNPPAVVVQAMHKYGAAATLTAAGIPVPDAYMAFTHRTINEGNRLTSEKAVHKSAIGTNGARMSIVGADDTVSPHIAHRRAFLQEFIDTGTERPFDVRAYVVDDRIVGAMKRYAPPDEWRTNVAVGAEVEDFTADLPEEAARLSREAADVLDLDYAGVDLLCRDGAWYVLEVNATAGFKGLFEATGTSPAPFIAGLAIERGGGRVDLDRVTDLAAELDDSTPECKPSIDPEPTESAAIGYTERVTVGAGGRTIDAIAKSDTGARRTSIDLDVAADIGAGPIVGTVHVKSGSQTGRQKRPLVEIDVKIGDRWQTVTASIENRNHMAYPILLGRDILDGYRVDVTKRQRGE from the coding sequence ATGAGCGAGAACTCCGGTTCGGCTCCGTCGAGAACAACGGACTCAGCGTCTCCCGTTCGAGTCGGGGTATTGAGTTTTCACAACAGCAAAGAGACCAAAGCGATCCTCAACGCCGTTCACGCGCTGGGGCACGAGCCGGTCTGGCTCCGCGAGGAAAACGCCCGGTCCTGGATCGAAGCCGGGAATCTCCGTTTCGACCCCGACGTAGAGGTCGTCTCGAACCGGCTGCTGACGACGAAGGCCGCACAGCCGCTCGACGACCTCGGAATCGCGACGAGTTACGCCGCTTCGTGTCCCGTGTTGAACCCGCCGGCCGTCGTCGTCCAGGCCATGCACAAGTACGGCGCCGCGGCGACCCTCACTGCGGCCGGGATCCCGGTTCCGGACGCCTACATGGCGTTCACGCACCGAACGATCAACGAGGGCAACCGACTGACGAGTGAGAAAGCGGTCCACAAGTCCGCGATCGGGACGAACGGGGCTCGGATGTCGATCGTCGGTGCGGACGACACCGTCTCTCCGCATATCGCCCACCGACGAGCGTTCTTACAGGAGTTCATCGACACCGGCACGGAGCGACCGTTCGACGTCCGGGCGTACGTCGTCGACGACCGTATCGTCGGCGCGATGAAACGGTACGCGCCGCCGGACGAGTGGCGTACGAACGTCGCCGTCGGCGCCGAAGTCGAGGATTTCACCGCCGACCTCCCCGAGGAGGCGGCGCGGCTCTCGCGGGAGGCGGCCGACGTGCTCGATCTCGATTACGCCGGCGTGGACCTGTTGTGTCGTGACGGCGCGTGGTACGTTCTCGAAGTGAACGCGACGGCGGGATTCAAAGGACTCTTCGAGGCGACGGGGACCAGCCCCGCGCCGTTCATCGCCGGCCTCGCGATCGAGAGGGGCGGCGGCCGGGTCGACCTCGATCGCGTCACCGACCTCGCGGCGGAACTGGACGACTCGACCCCGGAGTGTAAGCCGTCGATCGACCCGGAGCCGACGGAGTCGGCGGCGATCGGCTACACCGAGCGCGTGACGGTGGGCGCCGGCGGACGAACGATCGACGCGATCGCCAAATCGGACACCGGCGCCCGGCGGACGAGCATCGACCTCGACGTCGCCGCGGATATCGGCGCCGGTCCGATCGTCGGTACGGTCCACGTGAAATCAGGATCGCAAACCGGGCGGCAGAAGCGCCCGCTCGTCGAGATCGACGTCAAAATCGGCGACCGCTGGCAGACCGTAACCGCGAGCATCGAGAACCGGAACCACATGGCCTACCCCATACTGCTTGGTCGGGACATTCTCGACGGCTACCGCGTGGACGTCACGAAACGGCAACGCGGGGAGTGA
- a CDS encoding tyrosine--tRNA ligase — protein MDAYERITRNAAEVVTEEEIEAMADDPDGKRAYVGYEPSGVLHIGHMLTANKLIDLQEAGFEVTVLLADVHAYLNDKGSFEEIRHTAERMRDQFIAYGLDESNTQFVLGSDFQLDDDYTLDLHSLELETTLARAERAMAEITSGDSVKVSQAVYPLMQALDIPYLGVDLAVGGMEQRKVHMLARDVLPSIDREPPTSLHTPLIADLGTGRGKMSSSEGVTISMEDSREDIESKVNDAYCPRTADPEPTDDGQSRENPVLQVFEYHVFPRFDTVVVERPEEYGGDLEYDSYDALEAELESGELHPADAKGALAEYLNRLIAPGREQLAE, from the coding sequence ATGGATGCCTACGAGCGGATCACCCGGAACGCGGCCGAGGTGGTCACCGAGGAGGAGATCGAGGCTATGGCCGACGACCCCGACGGGAAGCGGGCGTACGTCGGCTACGAGCCCTCGGGCGTCCTCCACATCGGGCACATGCTCACCGCGAACAAGCTCATCGACCTCCAAGAGGCCGGGTTCGAGGTGACGGTGCTGCTCGCCGACGTACACGCGTATCTCAACGACAAGGGGTCGTTCGAGGAGATCCGCCACACGGCCGAGCGGATGCGCGACCAGTTCATCGCCTACGGGCTCGACGAGTCGAACACGCAGTTCGTGCTCGGCTCCGACTTCCAGCTCGACGACGACTACACGCTGGATCTCCACTCACTGGAGTTAGAGACGACGCTCGCGCGGGCCGAGCGCGCGATGGCCGAGATCACCTCCGGCGACTCCGTGAAGGTGTCGCAGGCGGTGTACCCCCTGATGCAGGCGCTCGACATTCCGTACCTCGGCGTCGACCTCGCGGTCGGCGGGATGGAGCAGCGGAAGGTCCACATGCTCGCGCGCGACGTGCTTCCGAGCATCGACCGCGAACCGCCGACGAGCCTCCACACCCCGCTCATCGCCGATCTGGGCACTGGCCGCGGGAAGATGTCCTCCAGCGAGGGCGTCACCATCTCGATGGAGGACTCCCGCGAGGATATCGAGTCGAAGGTGAACGACGCGTACTGCCCGCGGACGGCCGACCCCGAGCCGACCGACGACGGCCAGTCGCGGGAGAACCCCGTTCTGCAGGTGTTCGAGTACCACGTGTTCCCGCGGTTCGACACCGTCGTCGTCGAGCGCCCCGAGGAGTACGGCGGCGACTTGGAGTACGACAGCTACGACGCCTTAGAGGCGGAGCTGGAGTCGGGCGAACTCCACCCCGCCGACGCGAAGGGGGCGCTCGCGGAGTACCTCAACCGGCTGATCGCGCCGGGGCGCGAGCAGCTCGCGGAGTAG